From the Paenibacillus sp. R14(2021) genome, the window AGTCGCTTTATTACAGCATCGAGCCCGGGGAGAAGAAGGCCGATTCCGAAGCTACGGCGCAGAAGCTGTTCAACGTGTTCCAGAAGTACGGAGACCCGAAGGTTGCCGTAACACTTGAGCAAATTACCAAAAATATGGATTTGGACTACAAGAAGAACACGGTCGCCGTGCCGCGCCGCATCAAGAGCGGATTGACGCCGGCCGAGATCGCGTACTTCCTGGAGAACCGCGACCTGTTCAAAGGCATCGACATCGTGGAGGAAAGCATTCGGCACTACGACAAGAGCGACACGGCCGTGCAGCTGGTCGGCTACCTGAAGAAGTTCGGCGGCGGCGCGGAGAACGGCTTGTACAAAGACAAGGCGAAGACCGACGATCCACTGCTGAAATATTTACAGACGGAGGATGTCGGCTACGACGGGTTGGAGTACATGTATCAAGACGTACTGCGCGGCAAGAACGGGCTTAAGGTGTATCCGGTCAACGCGGCGAGCCGGATTATCGGACCTCCGGTCATAACGAAGCCGGAGAAGGGCGACAATATCTACTTGACCATCAATCGCCAGGTGCAGGAAGCGACGGAGCAAGCGGTCATGGATCAGCTGAAGTTCCTGCAGACGACACCGAACCGGGAGAAGCATCAGGCCAACGCCAAGACAGGTTATGCCGTCGCCATGGAAGTGAAGACAGGCAAAGTCATTGCGATGGCGAGCATGCCGGATTACGACCCGAACATCTGGGAAGGCGGCAGCATTAACACGGATGACTACAACTCCATCAAATACGTGCTGCAAAACGGTACGATAAGCCCGGTAATCGGGCCTTACGACGATCCTAAGGAGCAGCGGAAGCATCCTTCTTCCATTGTGTTCCTGGGCTCGACGCAGAAGCCGCTCTCCGTATTGATCGGCTTAAACGAGAAGCTGTTCACGACATCAAGCACCTATAACGATACCGGATCTTTCTTCTACGGAAGAGAAGGCTCAACGCGCCGGCGGATCGGGAATGCGAAGGGTCATATCTACGGACTGCTGGATCCATCTTCCGCCATCGCGCACTCCTCCAACCCGTTCATGGCGAAAATGGTCGGCAACGCGCTGTACTTGAAGGATTCCAATAACGGCGTCAATGTGTGGGATCACTATGTCAAGCAATTCGGCCTCGGCTCGGATACCGGCAGCGGCCTTCTGAACGAGAGCAAGGGCGTCATCGGCTACTTCCACGAGGAAGAGGCGGCAAGCGCGCAGTCTGCGCTCATTCTGGCCTCGTTCGGGCAAATGGGCCGCTATACGACGCTTCAGCTCGCACAATACGCGGCAACGCTTGCAAGCCACGGCAAACGGATGAAGCCGCAGTTTGTAAAGGAAATCCGTGATGCCGAAGGCCATGTTGTACAGGGCTATCAGCCTGAAGTGATGAATACGATTAATTTCCCGGATGCGTATTGGAAAGAAATCGAGGACGGCATGTCCCGCGTAAGCGTGACGGAATTCAACAATGCACCGTACAAGGTGCTCCGCAAAACAGGAACATCCCAGCAGCAGGTGAGCGGCAAGACCGTCGAGAACTCCGTGTTCATTGCGTCGGCCCCGGCCGATGATCCCGTTATTTCAGTTGCTGTCGTCATTCCCGAAGGCGGCTTCGGCGCGAACGGCGCCGCGCCGGTTGCGCGAAAGATACTGGACGCATACGACGAATACATCGGTCTAAACGGCGTTCCGAAGAAACCGTTGACGCCGGCAGGCGGTACCGCGGGCAATACAGCCGCAGGCAATACGGCAACGGGGAATTCAACTGCAGGCAAGCCAAGCACCGGACATTAAGCCGAAGGACGGCAAATTGCATTCCATACCAACAAGAAAACGAGTCTTCCCGAGCTGGCATAGGAAGACTCGTTTTCTTGTACCTTCGGGCTTGTCCCCATGTTGCACAACGGAAAGATTTTTGCATAAGCTAAAATATGAATGTACCCCAGGAGGTGGATTCCCATGCGGAGGCAGCTAAGCAAGCACGCTTCGATTCGCCGGTTTCTGTACGCCATACTCTTTCTTGCCGGCACATTAATCGGTATTTGAGCGTAACTTCAGTTTGGATTCTCTCTATTCTGTGCTAAAATTGTCTCTATGTGAGCTGCCGCAGAAGCAGCCTGAGCAAGGAGGCTATCATGGGATCGATAAAGCTCGTAGCACTGGATATGGACGGAACGCTGCTCAATGACAGGCAGGAAGTCAGCAAGGAAAACGCGAAATGGATCAAGAAAGCGCTGGATGCCGGCATTATCGTCAGCTTCGCCACCGGCCGCGGGTTTGAGAGCGCGCTCCCGTATGCGGAACAGCTGGGGCTGGATACGCCGATGATCACCGTCAACGGCGGGGAGATTTGGAAGCGTCCGAACGTGCTTCACAAGCGTACGCTGATGTCGCCGGTCGTCTTGAAGCGGCTTCATGAGGTTGCGCTGAAATACGAAGAGTGCTGGTACTGGGCCTACTCGACAATGGGCATCTACAACAAGGAGAAATGGATTGATCCTGCAGGGGATTACGAATCGCATCACTGGCTGAAGTTTGGCTATCACATTGACGATACCGCCGTACGCGAGGCGATCTACAACGAAACCTCCGCCTGGGGCGGGCTTGAAATTACGAACTCCTCGCCATGGAATCTGGAGCTGAATCCGGAGGGCGTCTCGAAGGCGGCTGCGATTCGTGAAGTGTGCAGCCTGCTTGGCATCGAAATGGCGCAGGTCGCCGCAATGGGCGATAGCTTGAATGATATTGCCATGATCCGCGAAGCAGGACTCGGCGTAGCCATGGGCAATGCGCAGGATGCCGTGAAGGAAGCGGCGGATGTCGTCAATGTGACGAATGAAGAAGATGCCGTTGCCCGTCTGCTTCAGGACTATGTGCTGAAAGGGTGAGACCTGCATGGAAATCGCCGGCTGGATTATCGTCATTATCCTGTTCGTCGTCGGCATGGCCGGCGCCGTGTATCCCATACTGCCGGGCGCGCTGGCGATCTATGCCGCGTTCTTCGTCTATGGATTCTTCATCTCGTTTCAGCCGTTTGGTTTCTGGTTCTGGACGATTCAGACGATAATCGTCGTCGCCCTGTTCGTCGCCGATTATGCAGTCAGCGCCTGGGGCGTCAAGAAATACGGAGGCTCCAAAGCATCCATATGGGGCAGCACCGTCGGCATTCTGATCGGTCCGTTCGTCATCCCGGCATTCGGGCTTATTCTTGGTCCGCTGCTTGGGGCAGTCATCGGAGAGCTGTTCACGGGCGCAAGTTTGGACAAGTCCCTCAAAGCGGGACTTGGCGCAGTCGTAGGTTTGTTTTCCAGCATGGTCGTCAAGTTTCTGCTGCAGGGCGCCATGATACTTATTTTCATCCTATGGGTATTTTGAGGAGGCCGATGGCAAGTGATCAAAGTAACGGTATGGAATGAATTTCTGCATGAGAAGCAGCACGACGAGGTAAAGGCGGTTTATCCGGACGGCATTCATGAGGCTATCAAGGCGGGGATCGGGACGGACGGCTTCCAAGTGAGGACTGCAACGCTTGACCAGCCGGAGCACGGGTTGACGGAAGACGTGCTTGCGGACACGGATGTGTTGATTTGGTGGGGCCATATGGGACATGACAAGGTAGAGGACGCCATCGTCGAGCGCGTGCATGCGCGCGTAATGAACGGCATGGGGCTGATCGTGCTTCACTCCGGCCACTTCTCCAAAATTTTCAAGAAGCTCATGGGTACGGGCTGCGATTTGAAATGGCGCGAAGCGAATGAGAAGGAGCGCATTTGGACCGTAAATCCCGCGCATCCCATCGCCGCAGGCATTCCGGAGCATTTCCTGCTGGAACGCGAGGAAATGTACGGCGAGCATTTCGATATTCCGGCGCCGGACGAGCTGATCTTCGTCAGCTGGTTTGAAGGCGGCGAGGTGTTCCGCACCGGTTGCACGTGGTCGCGCGGTCAAGGCAAGGTCTTCTACTTCCGCCCGGGACATGAAACCTTCCCGACCTACTATAACCCTAACGTGCTTCAGGTCATTAAGAACGGCATTCGCTGGGCTGTTCCGTCGGGTGCAGCGGTACCGGTTCGCGGCAATCACAAGCCGCTTGAGGAAATCAAAGCGAAATAAGCTTCAGACTAGGAGAAAGATAGCAGCTCATGGTTAAAAAAGACTCGTTAATCAAAGGAACGCTGATCCTCGCGGCGGCAGCGCTCGTCGCCAGGTTTCTTGGGATCTTCCAGCGCATTCCGCTGGATTATATGACAGACAGCCACGGCGGCGGCTACTTCACCGTTGCCAACAATATTTATCTCATGCTCCTCATCATAGCCACAGGCGGCATTCCGAGCGCGATCAGCAAGATGGTCTCAGAACGCTACGCACTCGGACGTCCCGACGAGGCCAAACGAATTTATAAGGCAGCGCTTCTGTTCGGCTCGGTTACCGGCGTCGTCATCACGATTCTGCTGCTCATCTTCGCTCCTTATTACGCGACGCAAATCGCCGAGAAACCGGGGGCGGCTTTTGCCGTTCGAGCCATTGCGCCCGCGCTCTTGTTCTTCCCGATCATCGCGATGATGCGCGGTTACTTCCAAGGACGCCAGCTGATGGCGGCGGGCGGCGTCTCCCAGGTCGTGGAGCAGATTCTGCGCGTCATTACGGCCGTGGGGCTTGCCTACTGGGTGCTGACGCTCGGCTGGAGCCAGAGCTGGATCGCGGCGGCCGCAACGTTCGGCAGCGTGTTCGGCAGCATCGGCGCGTTTATCGTCATGCTGACGTACGCGCGCAAGCTGAAACGTCATGATGCGCTGGAGAAGGACAAGCCTAAGGCAAGTGAAGGAAGCTCCGCCTTGCAATCGACTCGTCCGGTATTGTCTTTTGCTTCGATTTACAAGGAATTGTTCAAGATTTCGATCCCGATTGTTATTACGTCCATGACGGTGCAATTTATTTATTTCTTCGATACGTCGTTCTTTATGAAGCTAACGCACGGGTATTACTCCGTGGATGCCGCCGATCAGATGCTCGACTGGCTTGGCGTGAAGGCGCAGGCGCTGGCAGGCATACCGCCGATACTGGCGATCGCTCTCAGCCAATCCATGATTCCGATCATTTCTTCCGCCTATTCCGTTCGGAATATGCAGGAGGTGGAGCGTCAAGCGTCGCTCGTTATGCGAATTGTCGTATTTACCGGCGTGCCGGTATCGCTGATCATGACCGTCGCATCCCTGTCAATTACTGGTCTGCTGTTCTCCGGAACGGGGGGAAGCGGGGCCGTGGCCGCACTGACGGCGGGTACGATTTTTCAAATTACGATGATGACGAGCAATTCCGTACTGACAAGCATGAATAAGCCGAGACTTCCGATGCGGCATGCGCTGATCGGCGTCGTCGTGAAGATCGTTACGAGCATCATACTGGCCCCGCTGCTTGGTGTGTACGGCATTATTCTTTCATCGACGATCTGCTTCATGGTCATCGCTTGGCTCAATTTCAGGCAAATTCGCAAAGAAATTCGAATGAGCATTCTAGGCACCCGTTGGATCGGTTACGCGGTAACGATTATTGCCGCATCCAGCCTCGGCTGGCTCGTCGATTATGCCTGCAGAACGTTCATTAGCGGCATTCCGGTTAAATTGACCTATGCGATTGCCTGCATTGCTGCAGGAGGCGTTTCGCTTGGGCTTTACGTCGCACTGCTCATTCTGCTCCGGGTCGTAACCGCGGAGGATGTGCAGCAGTTTCCGGGCAAGCTGCGGAGGCTGATGAATCCGTTGATGCGCATAGCGGCGAGGCGCAGTGCCAATTCTAGCAATTAACTTTGGTTTCCAATTATATCCTCTTCATGGTAGAATAGACAGTAGTCTTTTTACCTATGGAGAGGAGTTTTTTAATTGAAGACGTGGAAATGGAGCAAGAAAACGGTTGGAATCCTTGTTTTATCGATCATGCTGATTGTTCTGGCGGGATGTCAAGCGCTAAACGGCGTGGATTTTAATGCGATGCTGAAGCAATCTCTTAAAGTGAATTCGTTCGAAGGCAAACAATCGCTAGAGTTTAAGCTGCTGCTGAAAGAAGACGCGATGGATACCGTATCAGCCGAAGAGGCGGAGCTGTTGAAACTGATCTCACACATCACGTTGAGTTTGAATGAAGTGAAGACAGCCCAGGATGGCAGCATGTCGGTCAAAGGCAGCCTGGCACTCGGGGATAAATCTGTCGCCTTCCAAGCGGCTATGGATGCGAACATCGCAGAGCTTGAACTTGAAGGCGCGAAGAAGCCGATTATTATTCATTTGACGAACCCGGATGAAGAGGGAGCTCCTCAAGGAGCCGATCAAGAAAGCCTCACCGAAACCGGCAAGCAGCTCATTGATATTGTCGGCGGCTATGCGATTAACAATCTGCCGAACCCTGTACATCTTTCCGCTGATCCCGGGCAGGCGGACGTGAATGGCACGAACGTAAGCGGCGTGAACATTCATGCTGAGCTGACGGGCAAAGAGCTGTGGGATTGGCTGAAATCGTATGTCGATGCGCTTATGAACGATAAGGAAGGCTTGAAGGCAATGATTACCGGTCTGCTGGAAACGCTTGAGAGCCAGTCGGCTGCGCTTGAAGGCTCCCCGGCGGAAAGCATCTTCGGTTCCATTCCGGATGAAGACAACCGGAGCGAGGCCGTTGACGAAGCAACAACCGACATAATGGATATGCTAACGGAATTGAAGGATGGATTTGCACAGACGGAGAAAGAGAATCCGGAAGAACTGGACCGCATACTGAGCAAAGGCACATATGTGAAAGGCGATGTGTTCATCGACACGAAGGTCGATATCCGGAAATCCGTCATTGAAGCAGCGATTGAACCAGCTGCACCAGCCGAGTCTGACGATCTATCGGGGGAAGAAGATCTCGACTTTGGCGACACCATGTTCGATACCACGCCGTTCACAGGCATTTGGATGAAAATGACGACGGAACGTTGGAATATAAACGGGGATGTACAGCCGGTCAAACCGGTGACGGATCAGCCCGTTCTGGACAGCATGGATATGATGAACATGCAGGGCTACGAGATTCTCCGCCAGTTCGACAGCAATTCCGTTGCATATGGCCTGCTTCGCAATCAAGCTCACATTAGCAAACAAACGGTGATGCTAAACACCTTCTACAGCCAATCCGCTCCGATTATTACGCCGAGCGGCATTACGATTATTCCGCTCCGCGAAACGGTCGAGTCGTTCGGCGCTAAGCTGACCAAAGAAAATGGCATGCTCCGCGTATACGATGGCGCTGCGAATACAACGATAAGCTTGAAAGCTGGCAGCAGCAATGTCATTATTAACGGTAAGACGGTGAAATGGAACTTCCCTGTCACAACTGTAAACGGTGTAACTTACGCGTCCGCCCGCGGTCTTGCGCAAGCGCTAGGAGCCGAGATCCATTGGGAGAATAAGACGCTGGTATTGGTACGCGAACCTTAAAGGAGATGCTTCACATGGAACTTATTACGACAGAAGAGGCTTTCCGCGAAGCTGTTAATGCGGAAGGCGTGACGGTAGCCATTTTCAAAACAACATGGTGCCCGGATTGCCACTACATTGAACCGTTCATGCCGGATGTGGAAGCCAACTATGGTAGTCGTATCCGCTTCCTTCAGATCGATCGCGACGATATGCCCGACCTATGCAGCGAGCTGAATATATTGGGAATCCCAAGCTTCATCGCTTTCAAGAAGGGCACGGAGCTTGTCCGTTTTGTGAACAAGCTGCGCAAGTCAAGAGAAGAAATCGAGACATTTTTGAATCGGGCACTCGAAGTTTCCGATGCCTTGCCAAGCTGAATAAGCTAGGAAAAATGGAAGCCCGTCTTGCGGCCGTCAGGCAGCAGGCGGGCTTCCTGTATGCTGCGATACAGTATGATTTTACGCCATTTGGGGTACCCTTGCGTTCACAGTTTGAACATGGTATTTGTCGAATTTGTTCGCTATAATGGGAGTTGATTCTTACTGGAAGTTAGGTGATGGCAATGATTTATAGCCGATATCGCGCGCTTGCGATCGTGACGTGTATTGGTATGCTCCTCGTCTTGATTGCAGGGGCGCTGGTTACGAATACAGATTCTGGCCGGGGCTGCGGGACCGACTGGCCGCTGTGCAACGGTAAATTTATTCCTGCTTATACGGTTGAGTCCTTAATTGAATATTCCCACCGGCTCATCAGTGGAGCCGTAGGCTTACTAGTACTTGCGACGTTCGTCGCTACCTTGGTTTGGTACCGCAAGGAGAAAGAACCGATTGTTTATGCATCGGGTGCAGGCTTATTCACGGTTCTTCAAGCGCTGCTCGGCGCTGCGGCGGTCATATGGCCGACGTCTGCAGGCGTTCTGGCTCTTCACTTCGGCATCTCGATTCTGGCGTTCATGTTCACTCTGCTTCTTGTGCTGTGGACAGGCCGTCTGAAGAGCGGTAAGGGCTTGGATAGGCCGCCGGTTGTTGTCCCGAAATCGGTGTATGTTTTTTCCTTGAGTATCCTTGTTTATACTTATTTCGTTATTTACTTAGGTGCATTCATCCGTCATACGGATTCATCCGGCGGCTGCATCGGATGGCCGCTGTGCAATGGGGAGTTCGTTCCCGACCTGCAAGGCGCAACGCGCTATGTATTTATCCACCGCATCGCCGGGGTTGTCCTGTTTATACTCATTGCTTGGTTCGCGGTGCATGTGAAACGGGTATGTCGGCAGCATCCGGAGCTAAGAACGGCCGCTGTCGCCGCGTTTGTACTCGTGTGCTGCCAGGTGCTGAGCGGCGCATTGCTGACCGAAACGCTGCGCAATGAAGACTGGTATATCTTCACAAGTATTTTGCACAACATGATCGTATCCGCATTATTCGGATTAATGAGCGATCTAATGATACGCGCATGGAAATGGCGTGAGAGGCAGGTTAAAGCATGAGCTTTACAGATTTGCGGGGGTTAATCGAAACGCTTCGCCGGGAAGGCGACCTCGCCGTTATCGAAACGCAGGTCGATCCCTACTTGGAGCTTGCGGAAATTCACCGCCGCGTCATTGATGAAGGCGGACCTGCGCTGTTGTTTACGAATGTCAAAGGGAGTCCGTTTCCCGTCGTAACGAATTTGTTCGGTACGATTCGGCGCGTGGATCTGGCATTCGGACCGCGACCGGAAGCTTTCATGAAACAAGTGGTCGGCGCGATGGACCGGCTGCTTCCACCAACGCCGAAGGCGCTGTGGGGCGAGCGTTCCCTGATCTGGGATGCGATGAAGGTAGGGCTGAAAGAAGTACCGGCGTCTTCGGCACCGGTACTTGGTGCATTCAAGAAAGACCGGCCGCTGGAAGGCCTTCCGGTTCTGACGAGCTGGCAGCTTGACGGCGGTCCTTTCGTCACGCTTCCGCTTGTGTATACTGAGCATCCGGAGCACCGCAAGCAGCATAACCTTGGCATGTACCGGATGCAGATCTTTGATCACTCCACGACAGGCATGCACTGGCAAATCCACAAGGGCGGGGGCTTTCATTACCACGAAGCGGAGAAACGGGGCGAAGCACTGCCGGTTTCCGTCTTCCTAGGAGGCCCTCCGGCATTGATCGCATCGGCGATCGCACCGGTTCCGGAGCATTTGCCCGAGCTGCTGCTCGCTTCGCTGATTACCGGCGGCAAGCTCCAGGTCGTACAGGACCCGCATGGCAGCCACCGCATTCCCGCGCAAGCGGAGTTTGTGATGAGCGGCAGCGTAGCGCCGCATGTCCGCCGCCCCGAAGGACCGTTCGGCGATCATTACGGCTATTACTCGTGGACACATGATTTTCCTGTGTTTGACGTCAGCCATATGTGGCATCGTAAGGATGCGATCTATCCCGCGACCATCGTTGGCAAGCCCCGCCAAGAGGATTATTACTTGGGAGATTTTCTGCAGCGGCTGCTGTCGCCGGCTTTCCCGCTTGCAATGCCCGGCGTTAAGGATTTATGGACCTATGCGGAGACAGGCTTTCACGCGCTTGCGGCGGCAGTTGTCCGAGAGAGTTATTCGCGCGAAGCACTCGGCACCGCATTCCGTATTCTCGGCGAAGGCCAGTTGACGCTGACCAAATATTTGATGATTACCGATCAGCCGGTGGATCTTGCCAACTTCCCGCAGCTAATGGAGACGGTGCTGGAACGGTTCAGACCCGAGACTGATTTGTTCGTCTTCGATAAAACTTCGCATGACACGCTGGATTATACGGGCGGCAAGCTGAACCATGGCAGCAAGGCAGTCATGCTTGGCGTCGGTGAAGCGATTAGGGAGCTGCCGTCCAGCTATAACGAAGGCGCGATCGATGAGGTTACGGACGCACAGGTCTATTGCCGCGGCTGTCTCGTC encodes:
- a CDS encoding penicillin-binding protein 2, producing the protein MQDDPQKREISNRRNFSFRLNLFFFATFFLFSVLIVRLAILQFVEGPSLREEEERRGSNEVRIPPIRGNIYDSSGKAIAYSTSTQSLYYSIEPGEKKADSEATAQKLFNVFQKYGDPKVAVTLEQITKNMDLDYKKNTVAVPRRIKSGLTPAEIAYFLENRDLFKGIDIVEESIRHYDKSDTAVQLVGYLKKFGGGAENGLYKDKAKTDDPLLKYLQTEDVGYDGLEYMYQDVLRGKNGLKVYPVNAASRIIGPPVITKPEKGDNIYLTINRQVQEATEQAVMDQLKFLQTTPNREKHQANAKTGYAVAMEVKTGKVIAMASMPDYDPNIWEGGSINTDDYNSIKYVLQNGTISPVIGPYDDPKEQRKHPSSIVFLGSTQKPLSVLIGLNEKLFTTSSTYNDTGSFFYGREGSTRRRIGNAKGHIYGLLDPSSAIAHSSNPFMAKMVGNALYLKDSNNGVNVWDHYVKQFGLGSDTGSGLLNESKGVIGYFHEEEAASAQSALILASFGQMGRYTTLQLAQYAATLASHGKRMKPQFVKEIRDAEGHVVQGYQPEVMNTINFPDAYWKEIEDGMSRVSVTEFNNAPYKVLRKTGTSQQQVSGKTVENSVFIASAPADDPVISVAVVIPEGGFGANGAAPVARKILDAYDEYIGLNGVPKKPLTPAGGTAGNTAAGNTATGNSTAGKPSTGH
- a CDS encoding Cof-type HAD-IIB family hydrolase, whose protein sequence is MGSIKLVALDMDGTLLNDRQEVSKENAKWIKKALDAGIIVSFATGRGFESALPYAEQLGLDTPMITVNGGEIWKRPNVLHKRTLMSPVVLKRLHEVALKYEECWYWAYSTMGIYNKEKWIDPAGDYESHHWLKFGYHIDDTAVREAIYNETSAWGGLEITNSSPWNLELNPEGVSKAAAIREVCSLLGIEMAQVAAMGDSLNDIAMIREAGLGVAMGNAQDAVKEAADVVNVTNEEDAVARLLQDYVLKG
- a CDS encoding DUF456 domain-containing protein encodes the protein MEIAGWIIVIILFVVGMAGAVYPILPGALAIYAAFFVYGFFISFQPFGFWFWTIQTIIVVALFVADYAVSAWGVKKYGGSKASIWGSTVGILIGPFVIPAFGLILGPLLGAVIGELFTGASLDKSLKAGLGAVVGLFSSMVVKFLLQGAMILIFILWVF
- a CDS encoding ThuA domain-containing protein, which encodes MIKVTVWNEFLHEKQHDEVKAVYPDGIHEAIKAGIGTDGFQVRTATLDQPEHGLTEDVLADTDVLIWWGHMGHDKVEDAIVERVHARVMNGMGLIVLHSGHFSKIFKKLMGTGCDLKWREANEKERIWTVNPAHPIAAGIPEHFLLEREEMYGEHFDIPAPDELIFVSWFEGGEVFRTGCTWSRGQGKVFYFRPGHETFPTYYNPNVLQVIKNGIRWAVPSGAAVPVRGNHKPLEEIKAK
- a CDS encoding polysaccharide biosynthesis protein; its protein translation is MVKKDSLIKGTLILAAAALVARFLGIFQRIPLDYMTDSHGGGYFTVANNIYLMLLIIATGGIPSAISKMVSERYALGRPDEAKRIYKAALLFGSVTGVVITILLLIFAPYYATQIAEKPGAAFAVRAIAPALLFFPIIAMMRGYFQGRQLMAAGGVSQVVEQILRVITAVGLAYWVLTLGWSQSWIAAAATFGSVFGSIGAFIVMLTYARKLKRHDALEKDKPKASEGSSALQSTRPVLSFASIYKELFKISIPIVITSMTVQFIYFFDTSFFMKLTHGYYSVDAADQMLDWLGVKAQALAGIPPILAIALSQSMIPIISSAYSVRNMQEVERQASLVMRIVVFTGVPVSLIMTVASLSITGLLFSGTGGSGAVAALTAGTIFQITMMTSNSVLTSMNKPRLPMRHALIGVVVKIVTSIILAPLLGVYGIILSSTICFMVIAWLNFRQIRKEIRMSILGTRWIGYAVTIIAASSLGWLVDYACRTFISGIPVKLTYAIACIAAGGVSLGLYVALLILLRVVTAEDVQQFPGKLRRLMNPLMRIAARRSANSSN
- a CDS encoding copper amine oxidase N-terminal domain-containing protein gives rise to the protein MKTWKWSKKTVGILVLSIMLIVLAGCQALNGVDFNAMLKQSLKVNSFEGKQSLEFKLLLKEDAMDTVSAEEAELLKLISHITLSLNEVKTAQDGSMSVKGSLALGDKSVAFQAAMDANIAELELEGAKKPIIIHLTNPDEEGAPQGADQESLTETGKQLIDIVGGYAINNLPNPVHLSADPGQADVNGTNVSGVNIHAELTGKELWDWLKSYVDALMNDKEGLKAMITGLLETLESQSAALEGSPAESIFGSIPDEDNRSEAVDEATTDIMDMLTELKDGFAQTEKENPEELDRILSKGTYVKGDVFIDTKVDIRKSVIEAAIEPAAPAESDDLSGEEDLDFGDTMFDTTPFTGIWMKMTTERWNINGDVQPVKPVTDQPVLDSMDMMNMQGYEILRQFDSNSVAYGLLRNQAHISKQTVMLNTFYSQSAPIITPSGITIIPLRETVESFGAKLTKENGMLRVYDGAANTTISLKAGSSNVIINGKTVKWNFPVTTVNGVTYASARGLAQALGAEIHWENKTLVLVREP
- a CDS encoding thioredoxin family protein, producing MELITTEEAFREAVNAEGVTVAIFKTTWCPDCHYIEPFMPDVEANYGSRIRFLQIDRDDMPDLCSELNILGIPSFIAFKKGTELVRFVNKLRKSREEIETFLNRALEVSDALPS
- a CDS encoding COX15/CtaA family protein, yielding MAMIYSRYRALAIVTCIGMLLVLIAGALVTNTDSGRGCGTDWPLCNGKFIPAYTVESLIEYSHRLISGAVGLLVLATFVATLVWYRKEKEPIVYASGAGLFTVLQALLGAAAVIWPTSAGVLALHFGISILAFMFTLLLVLWTGRLKSGKGLDRPPVVVPKSVYVFSLSILVYTYFVIYLGAFIRHTDSSGGCIGWPLCNGEFVPDLQGATRYVFIHRIAGVVLFILIAWFAVHVKRVCRQHPELRTAAVAAFVLVCCQVLSGALLTETLRNEDWYIFTSILHNMIVSALFGLMSDLMIRAWKWRERQVKA
- a CDS encoding UbiD family decarboxylase; this encodes MSFTDLRGLIETLRREGDLAVIETQVDPYLELAEIHRRVIDEGGPALLFTNVKGSPFPVVTNLFGTIRRVDLAFGPRPEAFMKQVVGAMDRLLPPTPKALWGERSLIWDAMKVGLKEVPASSAPVLGAFKKDRPLEGLPVLTSWQLDGGPFVTLPLVYTEHPEHRKQHNLGMYRMQIFDHSTTGMHWQIHKGGGFHYHEAEKRGEALPVSVFLGGPPALIASAIAPVPEHLPELLLASLITGGKLQVVQDPHGSHRIPAQAEFVMSGSVAPHVRRPEGPFGDHYGYYSWTHDFPVFDVSHMWHRKDAIYPATIVGKPRQEDYYLGDFLQRLLSPAFPLAMPGVKDLWTYAETGFHALAAAVVRESYSREALGTAFRILGEGQLTLTKYLMITDQPVDLANFPQLMETVLERFRPETDLFVFDKTSHDTLDYTGGKLNHGSKAVMLGVGEAIRELPSSYNEGAIDEVTDAQVYCRGCLVVSGASYEQEPELAQRLLSRLRERGTAWPLVILADDATIAAAQTPFLWTVFTRFNPADDIYAETKLRRHHLGYDLPIVIDARMKPGYPDELVPREDIVKLVDSKWKTYFKA